The following are encoded in a window of Qipengyuania soli genomic DNA:
- the rsmI gene encoding 16S rRNA (cytidine(1402)-2'-O)-methyltransferase: MSENAPPENSLDPGLYIVATPIGNLGDITLRAVDVLRRCDGVACEDTRVTGKLLKHLGISKPLWRYDDHSEHRDRSRLVESMRTRAVALVSDAGTPLVSDPGYRLVNDCRAEGIPVTALPGPCAAVMGLTLSGLPNDRFMFAGFLPSKDKARREFLEELAGIDATLIFYETAPRLLKSLDAIDHALPNREVAVARELTKLHEEARRGMPPGLIAYYDAHPPKGEIVLLVGPPIEQVMSGNDADMLLADALTTMKTSQAAAHVAKVTGLDRKELYKRAMELRGE; this comes from the coding sequence GTGAGCGAAAACGCCCCTCCCGAAAATAGCCTCGATCCGGGGCTCTATATCGTTGCCACCCCTATCGGCAACCTCGGCGACATCACCCTGCGTGCGGTCGATGTCCTGCGCCGCTGCGACGGCGTGGCTTGCGAGGATACTCGGGTGACTGGCAAACTCCTGAAACATCTCGGTATTTCAAAGCCGCTCTGGCGATACGACGACCACAGCGAGCATCGCGACCGTTCGCGTCTGGTCGAATCGATGCGGACGCGGGCAGTCGCACTGGTCAGCGATGCGGGGACTCCGCTGGTCAGCGACCCCGGATATCGCCTCGTCAACGATTGCCGGGCGGAAGGAATACCGGTCACGGCGCTGCCGGGACCCTGCGCGGCGGTAATGGGGCTGACCCTCTCGGGCCTTCCCAACGACCGTTTCATGTTTGCAGGTTTCCTGCCGTCGAAGGACAAGGCGCGCCGCGAATTCCTGGAGGAACTGGCCGGCATCGACGCGACGCTGATCTTCTACGAAACGGCGCCGCGCCTGCTGAAGTCGCTCGACGCGATCGACCATGCACTTCCCAATCGTGAAGTGGCCGTTGCGCGCGAACTGACCAAGCTGCACGAGGAAGCGCGACGCGGCATGCCGCCCGGCCTGATAGCCTATTACGATGCGCATCCGCCCAAGGGCGAAATCGTGCTGCTGGTAGGGCCACCGATCGAACAGGTGATGAGCGGCAACGATGCAGACATGCTGCTTGCCGACGCATTGACCACCATGAAGACCTCGCAGGCAGCTGCGCACGTCGCCAAGGTCACCGGACTCGACCGCAAGGAACTCTACAAGCGGGCGATGGAACTGCGCGGCGAATGA
- the hemW gene encoding radical SAM family heme chaperone HemW, whose amino-acid sequence MARALYIHWPFCLAKCPYCDFNSHVRDSADMGAWEAALLADMRHEAAQVSSEEPLASIFFGGGTPSLMPPRLVERLLREAEDIWGFDDGIEITLEGNPSSVEAANFAALVTAGVNRVSLGVQSLRDETLRFLGRLHDAVEAVEALVVAQRTFKRVSFDLIYARPGQSESDWRQELSEALDLGTGHLSLYQLTIEPATRFATDVRLGVFDPLDDDRAADLFALTREMTEAAGLPEYEVSNHARPGEESRHNLTYWRYQDYMGIGPGAHGRRNGIATTRHRKPENYLAAVSERGHGIAEERVLGTMEQASEALLMGLRLAEGIDLAAIARRFGVTPATLVDDAKLALYRDLGLAWQAHGRIGVTPQGMPLLDALLGELVQADLVTS is encoded by the coding sequence TTGGCTCGCGCTCTCTACATACACTGGCCTTTCTGCCTCGCGAAATGTCCCTACTGCGACTTCAACAGCCACGTCCGTGACAGTGCTGACATGGGTGCCTGGGAGGCGGCGTTGTTGGCCGACATGCGCCACGAAGCGGCGCAGGTTTCTTCTGAGGAACCGCTCGCAAGTATCTTTTTTGGCGGAGGAACTCCCTCCCTCATGCCACCGCGCCTGGTCGAAAGGTTGCTGCGGGAAGCCGAAGATATCTGGGGTTTCGACGACGGGATCGAGATCACGCTGGAAGGCAATCCATCCTCCGTCGAAGCCGCCAATTTCGCCGCGCTGGTCACCGCCGGGGTCAATCGAGTGTCACTGGGCGTACAGAGTCTGCGGGACGAGACGCTCCGTTTTCTCGGCAGGCTGCACGATGCTGTAGAGGCTGTAGAGGCTCTTGTAGTAGCGCAGCGCACATTCAAACGTGTCTCATTCGACCTGATCTATGCCCGGCCGGGCCAGAGCGAGTCGGATTGGCGCCAGGAATTGTCCGAGGCCCTCGACCTCGGAACAGGCCATCTCTCGCTGTACCAGCTGACAATCGAGCCTGCGACGCGGTTTGCCACTGACGTCCGGCTGGGCGTCTTCGATCCGCTTGACGATGACCGGGCGGCTGACCTGTTTGCCCTCACCCGCGAGATGACCGAGGCGGCAGGACTTCCCGAATACGAGGTCAGCAACCACGCGCGTCCCGGCGAGGAAAGCCGCCACAATCTCACCTACTGGCGTTACCAGGACTACATGGGGATCGGTCCCGGCGCTCACGGGCGCCGCAACGGCATTGCTACGACACGGCATCGCAAGCCTGAGAACTACCTGGCAGCCGTGAGCGAACGCGGACACGGCATTGCGGAAGAGCGGGTGCTCGGAACGATGGAGCAGGCATCCGAAGCCTTGCTGATGGGCCTCAGACTTGCCGAGGGGATCGATCTCGCAGCGATTGCGCGGCGATTTGGCGTCACGCCTGCCACGCTTGTCGATGACGCCAAGCTGGCGCTCTACCGCGACCTCGGCCTTGCGTGGCAGGCGCACGGGCGCATTGGCGTCACGCCGCAGGGAATGCCGCTGCTCGATGCGTTGCTGGGCGAGCTGGTGCAGGCAGACCTCGTGACGTCATGA
- a CDS encoding DUF3422 domain-containing protein, whose translation MREHELRQQINTEMHLRRWPPLNAPAYLLQNLRIVAPEERDAENELVGRWLDSSAPLDPTCRHVSGSLPGGTPFTWERHTEGSTITVFHDGAPEKLALDDTLRKLDSLPGKVLRATEIILVASERDAHSILPGLKFNDGELVSSQIGGAMRFWSDFRLHERRYGRVLVATCGAEAGTISRIVQQLQELGNYRNLALLALPTVRRQWAELDGAEAELGRIAERVSDPATNDDDLLEGVSELSLNIANLTNEVGYRLDATRAYAELVSERLEDLAPEPIGNHQSLTSFTRRRLMPAVRTCAAHRDRLLILSQRAANLTALLRARVETRIENQNARLLGSMERTSQRQMRLQQLVEGLSIFALAYYGVGLLGYVLDAMDEHQGLPTHAMIKAWAVPVFMATIWLGIHAVKRRILADDG comes from the coding sequence TTGCGCGAGCACGAACTACGGCAGCAGATAAACACGGAAATGCACCTTCGCCGGTGGCCGCCCTTGAACGCTCCTGCGTATCTCCTCCAAAATCTCAGGATTGTTGCACCCGAAGAACGAGATGCAGAAAACGAGCTTGTAGGTAGGTGGCTCGATAGTTCGGCACCGCTGGACCCGACCTGTCGCCATGTTTCGGGCTCTCTTCCGGGTGGTACGCCGTTCACTTGGGAACGACATACCGAAGGCTCGACGATCACAGTTTTCCATGATGGCGCCCCGGAAAAATTGGCGCTGGATGATACCCTGAGAAAACTGGACTCCTTGCCCGGCAAGGTCCTGCGTGCGACCGAAATCATCCTGGTGGCGAGCGAACGGGATGCGCATTCCATCTTGCCCGGACTCAAATTCAACGACGGGGAACTCGTTTCCTCGCAGATTGGCGGCGCTATGCGCTTCTGGTCCGATTTCAGACTCCACGAACGCCGGTATGGCCGCGTGCTGGTGGCGACGTGCGGTGCCGAAGCGGGGACGATTTCGCGGATAGTCCAGCAACTCCAGGAACTGGGAAACTATCGCAATCTTGCCCTTCTCGCCCTGCCGACAGTGCGTCGCCAATGGGCAGAACTGGACGGTGCGGAAGCAGAACTGGGTCGTATCGCCGAACGCGTCTCGGACCCCGCCACGAATGACGACGACCTCCTCGAAGGAGTTTCCGAACTCTCCTTGAACATTGCCAACCTGACGAATGAGGTTGGCTATCGGCTCGATGCTACGCGCGCCTATGCCGAGCTGGTCTCCGAGCGGCTCGAGGATCTTGCCCCCGAGCCGATCGGCAATCACCAGTCGCTCACCAGTTTCACTCGCCGCAGGCTTATGCCCGCCGTGCGTACCTGCGCGGCGCACCGCGATCGCCTGCTCATCCTCTCGCAGCGGGCGGCGAACCTGACAGCGCTGCTGAGAGCACGTGTGGAAACACGCATCGAAAACCAGAACGCGCGACTGCTGGGATCAATGGAGCGAACGTCACAGCGCCAGATGCGCCTGCAGCAACTTGTCGAAGGCCTGTCGATCTTTGCCCTCGCCTACTATGGTGTTGGCCTGTTGGGATATGTCCTCGACGCGATGGACGAGCATCAGGGCTTGCCAACCCATGCCATGATCAAGGCTTGGGCCGTTCCCGTCTTCATGGCTACGATCTGGCTTGGAATACACGCGGTAAAGCGGCGCATCCTGGCGGATGACGGTTAA
- a CDS encoding AAA family ATPase encodes MSDQSRFEGTSSYIATEDLKVAVNAAVTLRRPLLVKGEPGTGKTVLAHEISKALNAPLIEWNVKSTTKAQQGLYEYDAVARLRDGQLGDERVHDISNYIKKGKLWEAFTSPELPVLLIDEIDKADIEFPNDLLQELDRMSFDVYETHTRIEAKERPIVVITSNNEKELPDAFLRRCFFHYIKFPDRETMRDIIEVHYPGIQKNLVTKAMDIFYEIREVPGLKKKPSTSELLDWLKLLLNEDMPVEVLQDSNPNAAIPPLHGALLKNEQDVMMFERLAFMARRQS; translated from the coding sequence ATGTCCGACCAGTCCCGTTTTGAAGGTACCAGCTCCTACATCGCTACCGAAGACCTCAAGGTCGCGGTGAATGCAGCAGTCACGCTGCGCCGCCCGTTGCTGGTCAAGGGCGAGCCAGGCACGGGCAAGACGGTCCTTGCGCACGAGATTTCCAAGGCCCTCAATGCGCCGCTGATCGAATGGAACGTCAAGTCGACGACCAAGGCGCAACAGGGCCTTTACGAATACGACGCCGTGGCCCGCCTGCGCGACGGCCAGCTTGGCGACGAGCGTGTCCACGACATCTCGAACTACATCAAGAAGGGCAAGCTGTGGGAGGCCTTCACCAGCCCTGAACTGCCCGTCCTGCTCATCGACGAGATCGACAAGGCCGACATCGAGTTCCCGAACGACCTGTTGCAGGAACTCGATCGCATGAGTTTCGACGTCTACGAAACGCACACGCGGATCGAGGCCAAGGAACGTCCGATCGTCGTCATCACCTCGAACAACGAGAAGGAACTGCCCGACGCATTCCTGCGCCGCTGCTTCTTCCACTACATCAAGTTCCCCGACCGCGAGACGATGCGTGACATCATCGAGGTCCACTATCCCGGAATCCAGAAGAACCTCGTCACCAAGGCGATGGATATATTCTACGAAATCCGCGAAGTCCCCGGCCTCAAGAAGAAGCCGTCGACCAGCGAACTGCTCGACTGGCTCAAGCTGCTCCTCAACGAAGACATGCCCGTCGAGGTGCTGCAGGACAGCAATCCCAACGCCGCCATCCCTCCGCTGCATGGCGCGCTGCTCAAGAACGAGCAGGACGTGATGATGTTCGAACGGCTGGCCTTCATGGCGCGCCGCCAGAGCTGA
- the parE gene encoding DNA topoisomerase IV subunit B encodes MSDDLFDNTPATSGDYDASSIEVLEGLEPVRRRPGMYIGGTDDRALHHLVAEVLDNAMDEAVAGHASRIEMRLDENNRVTISDNGRGIPVAEHPKYPGKSTLEVILTTLHSGGKFSGKAYATSGGLHGVGVSVVNALSSDTRVEVARDRQLYAQEFSKGHPTGKLQELGPTPNRRGTTVSFVPDTEIFGDRAFSPKRLFKLARSKAYLFAGVEIRWKCAPSLATDDVPEEAVFKFPGGLADHLAEQIGGRECVTSQPFVGSQDFPEEQGRVEWAIAWPLFSDGSTSWYCNTVPTPDGGTHEQGVRAALTKGLRAFGELTGTKKAKDISADDVMTGAEVMLSVFIRDPQFQSQTKDRLTSPEAARLVENAVRDHFDHFLTDNMDRGKALLGQVMERMDERLRRKAEREVKRKTATNAKKLRLPGKLTDCSGEGDGETELFIVEGDSAGGSAKQARDRKTQAILPIRGKILNVASATADKIRANTEIADLTLAMGCGTRKDCDPENLRYDRIIIMTDADVDGAHIATLLMTFFFQEMPEVVRNGHLYLAQPPLYRLTAGKESRYARDDIHRKELEETVFKGKKVEVARFKGLGEMNPGQLRETTMNPESRSLIRITLPQEFEQRAVVKELVDQLMGRNPEHRFNFIQNNAGEFDREMIDA; translated from the coding sequence ATGTCCGACGACCTTTTCGACAATACCCCCGCGACCAGCGGCGATTACGACGCATCCTCCATCGAAGTCCTCGAAGGGCTCGAACCCGTGCGCCGCCGCCCCGGCATGTACATTGGCGGGACCGACGACCGCGCATTGCACCACCTTGTCGCCGAAGTGCTCGACAATGCCATGGACGAGGCGGTCGCTGGCCATGCGAGCCGGATCGAAATGCGCCTCGACGAGAACAATCGCGTCACCATTTCCGACAACGGTCGCGGGATCCCGGTGGCCGAGCATCCCAAGTATCCGGGCAAGTCGACGCTCGAGGTCATTCTCACCACCCTGCACTCCGGCGGCAAGTTCTCGGGCAAGGCCTATGCCACCAGCGGCGGCCTCCACGGCGTCGGCGTCAGCGTGGTCAATGCCCTGTCGAGCGACACCCGCGTCGAAGTCGCACGCGACCGTCAGCTATACGCGCAGGAATTCTCCAAGGGTCATCCGACCGGCAAGCTGCAGGAGCTTGGTCCGACGCCCAACCGTCGCGGCACCACCGTGTCCTTCGTGCCGGATACCGAGATTTTCGGCGACCGTGCCTTCAGCCCCAAGCGCCTGTTCAAGCTGGCGCGTTCGAAGGCCTACCTCTTTGCCGGCGTCGAAATCCGTTGGAAGTGCGCCCCTTCGCTCGCCACCGACGATGTGCCCGAAGAGGCGGTATTCAAGTTCCCCGGCGGCCTTGCCGATCACCTTGCCGAACAGATCGGCGGGCGCGAATGCGTCACCTCGCAGCCTTTCGTCGGTTCGCAGGATTTCCCGGAAGAACAGGGCCGCGTCGAATGGGCAATTGCCTGGCCGCTGTTCTCCGACGGGTCGACCAGCTGGTACTGCAACACCGTCCCGACGCCCGACGGCGGTACCCATGAACAGGGCGTTCGCGCCGCGCTGACCAAGGGCCTGCGTGCCTTCGGCGAACTGACGGGCACCAAGAAGGCAAAGGACATCTCCGCCGACGACGTGATGACGGGCGCCGAAGTCATGCTGAGCGTCTTCATCCGCGACCCGCAATTCCAGTCGCAGACCAAGGATCGCCTGACCTCGCCCGAGGCAGCGCGCCTTGTCGAGAATGCGGTGCGCGACCACTTCGACCACTTCCTCACCGATAACATGGACCGGGGCAAGGCGCTGCTGGGACAGGTGATGGAGCGCATGGACGAGCGCCTGCGCCGCAAGGCGGAACGCGAGGTCAAGCGCAAGACCGCGACCAATGCCAAGAAGCTGCGCCTGCCCGGTAAGCTGACCGACTGTTCTGGCGAAGGCGACGGCGAAACAGAACTTTTCATCGTCGAAGGCGACAGTGCCGGCGGCAGCGCCAAGCAGGCACGCGACCGCAAGACGCAGGCAATCCTGCCGATCCGCGGCAAGATCCTCAACGTCGCGTCAGCGACGGCCGACAAGATCCGCGCCAATACCGAAATCGCCGACCTTACCCTCGCCATGGGTTGTGGAACGCGCAAGGATTGCGACCCGGAAAACCTGCGCTACGACCGCATCATCATCATGACCGACGCCGACGTCGATGGCGCGCATATCGCCACGCTGCTGATGACCTTCTTCTTCCAGGAAATGCCCGAGGTCGTGCGCAATGGTCACCTCTACCTCGCGCAGCCGCCACTCTATCGCCTGACCGCAGGCAAGGAGAGCCGCTACGCCCGCGACGACATCCACCGCAAGGAGCTGGAAGAGACGGTCTTCAAGGGCAAGAAGGTCGAGGTTGCGCGCTTCAAGGGCCTGGGTGAAATGAACCCCGGCCAGCTGCGCGAAACCACGATGAACCCGGAAAGCCGCAGCCTCATCCGCATCACCCTGCCGCAGGAATTCGAACAGCGTGCAGTGGTCAAGGAACTGGTCGACCAGCTCATGGGCCGCAATCCCGAGCATCGTTTCAACTTCATCCAGAACAACGCGGGCGAGTTCGACCGCGAAATGATCGACGCTTGA
- a CDS encoding CAP domain-containing protein, which produces MDGSKKRVASLVGALGLLCATGIAVAASASSPGATSDLHLAARMLKMHNDERARLNLPKLKWNVHLEDEARDWAQELSRRGRLDHADRAIRNGTGENLWMGTAGNWPVETMVGMFIDERKNYRHEALPNISRTGNWKDVGHYTQVVWRNTQEVGCAVVTARGNDVLVCRYWPAGNVWGQRAY; this is translated from the coding sequence ATGGACGGGTCAAAAAAACGGGTCGCGTCGCTTGTCGGCGCGTTGGGATTGCTGTGTGCCACGGGGATCGCCGTGGCCGCAAGCGCATCGTCGCCGGGCGCGACGTCGGATCTGCATCTCGCGGCGCGGATGCTCAAGATGCATAATGACGAGCGCGCGCGCTTGAACCTGCCGAAGCTCAAGTGGAACGTGCATCTCGAGGACGAGGCGCGCGACTGGGCGCAGGAACTTTCGCGCCGGGGCAGGCTGGACCATGCCGACCGGGCGATCCGGAACGGCACGGGCGAGAATCTCTGGATGGGGACCGCCGGCAATTGGCCGGTGGAAACGATGGTCGGCATGTTCATCGACGAGCGCAAGAACTACCGGCACGAAGCCTTGCCCAACATCTCGCGCACGGGAAACTGGAAGGATGTCGGTCACTATACGCAGGTCGTGTGGCGCAACACGCAGGAAGTAGGCTGCGCAGTCGTCACTGCTCGTGGAAACGACGTCCTCGTCTGTCGCTACTGGCCCGCCGGCAATGTTTGGGGTCAGCGCGCCTATTGA
- a CDS encoding DedA family protein produces the protein MNAFILNTIASGGYVGIFLLMALENIFPPIPSEIIMGYGGVLVARGQMAFLPLLLIGTAGTVAGNLFWYWLGRRWREENLKAFIMRYGRWLTFEWHEFVEARDRFRRNGDWIVFILRFSPFLRTIISLPAGLARMKPWRFVLFTFLGSLIWNGALIAGGGAVSGLMARYETAAGWAVGLFLAGGVVWYAYRVITWSPSETGD, from the coding sequence ATGAACGCCTTCATCCTGAACACCATCGCCAGCGGCGGATACGTCGGCATCTTCCTGCTGATGGCGCTGGAGAACATTTTTCCGCCGATCCCGTCGGAAATCATCATGGGGTATGGCGGCGTGCTGGTGGCGCGCGGGCAGATGGCCTTCCTCCCGCTGCTGCTGATCGGGACAGCCGGCACGGTCGCGGGAAACCTCTTCTGGTACTGGCTCGGCCGGCGTTGGAGAGAGGAAAACCTCAAGGCTTTCATTATGCGCTATGGCCGTTGGCTGACGTTCGAGTGGCATGAATTCGTCGAAGCGCGGGACAGGTTTCGCCGAAACGGCGATTGGATCGTCTTCATCCTGCGCTTCTCGCCCTTCCTGCGGACCATCATCTCGCTCCCGGCGGGCCTGGCGAGGATGAAACCGTGGCGTTTCGTCCTGTTCACCTTCCTCGGCTCGCTCATCTGGAACGGCGCGTTGATCGCCGGAGGCGGGGCGGTTTCGGGCCTCATGGCGCGCTACGAGACGGCAGCGGGCTGGGCGGTCGGCCTTTTCCTTGCCGGTGGCGTGGTCTGGTACGCTTACCGCGTGATCACCTGGAGCCCGAGCGAGACGGGCGATTAG
- a CDS encoding penicillin-binding protein activator has product MKRWTIDRRAMVTMGLAALLAGCAVIPKGAQRPGPVETPTGEPTEALPTDETRHRIALLVPMTGSNGNVGQAIANATTMALLDTNASNLRITTYDTAIGPQAAAKKAVQEGNKLILGPLLGTNVPSVLAEARPANVPVITFSNDTTVGGPDVFVMGHIPEQSIMRTIQYARTKGSQNFAILSPGGEYGERAEAAMKQAVATFGGKVVHTERYSRGNTSIVSAAQRMKAKGGYDAVLIAEGARLSIQAAGVLKPGGAGSARLLGTELLSGESSITKASAMRGTLFSAVSDSRYKRFVDSYEARFGSQPYRVATLGYDAVLLTLRVARDWKVGKAFPIKSLRSEDGFLGLDGAFRFKNSGVVERAMELREVRANEVVVVEAAPARF; this is encoded by the coding sequence ATGAAGCGCTGGACTATCGACCGTCGAGCCATGGTGACGATGGGGTTGGCAGCCCTGCTGGCGGGGTGCGCCGTCATTCCGAAGGGGGCACAAAGGCCCGGTCCGGTAGAAACGCCGACGGGTGAGCCGACCGAGGCGCTGCCAACCGACGAAACGCGCCATCGCATTGCCCTGCTCGTCCCGATGACGGGTTCGAACGGCAACGTCGGGCAGGCGATCGCCAATGCGACCACCATGGCGCTGCTCGACACCAATGCGAGCAACTTGCGCATCACGACCTACGACACGGCCATCGGACCTCAGGCGGCGGCGAAGAAGGCGGTGCAAGAGGGGAACAAGCTGATCCTCGGCCCGCTGCTGGGCACGAACGTGCCCTCGGTCCTTGCGGAGGCTCGTCCGGCGAACGTTCCGGTCATCACCTTCTCCAACGATACGACTGTCGGCGGACCGGACGTCTTCGTCATGGGCCACATCCCCGAACAGTCGATCATGCGCACCATCCAGTATGCCCGGACGAAGGGCTCGCAGAACTTCGCCATTCTCTCGCCGGGCGGCGAATATGGCGAACGCGCCGAAGCGGCGATGAAGCAGGCAGTCGCGACATTCGGCGGCAAGGTCGTGCACACCGAACGCTATTCGCGCGGCAACACCTCGATCGTCAGCGCAGCGCAGCGAATGAAGGCGAAGGGCGGCTACGATGCGGTTCTCATCGCCGAGGGCGCACGACTGTCCATACAAGCAGCCGGCGTGCTCAAGCCTGGCGGTGCAGGGTCCGCACGTCTGCTGGGGACCGAACTCCTGAGCGGGGAAAGCTCGATCACCAAGGCTTCCGCCATGCGTGGGACCTTGTTCTCCGCCGTGTCGGACAGCCGCTACAAGCGTTTCGTCGACAGTTACGAAGCCCGTTTCGGCAGCCAGCCCTATCGTGTGGCAACGCTCGGTTACGATGCTGTCCTGCTGACCCTGCGCGTCGCACGTGACTGGAAGGTCGGAAAGGCATTCCCGATCAAGAGCCTGCGCAGCGAGGACGGTTTCCTCGGCCTCGACGGCGCCTTCCGCTTCAAGAATTCGGGCGTGGTCGAACGTGCCATGGAGTTGCGCGAAGTGCGCGCGAACGAGGTGGTCGTCGTGGAGGCAGCGCCCGCCCGTTTCTGA
- a CDS encoding YraN family protein, translated as MKREIAERSGRDGEARAALWLRAKGWQILDRRVKTPAGEIDLVAKRGRLVAFVEVKWRRKREELDLAIDERRLSRVAAAVEAVAHRYATQGEDITLDVILLAPGAFPRHIANAWQP; from the coding sequence ATGAAGCGCGAGATTGCCGAAAGGAGCGGCCGCGACGGAGAGGCGAGGGCGGCGCTGTGGCTCCGCGCCAAGGGTTGGCAAATTCTCGACAGAAGGGTGAAGACCCCGGCGGGCGAAATCGACCTCGTGGCGAAACGTGGTCGGCTTGTCGCTTTCGTCGAGGTCAAATGGCGGCGCAAGCGGGAGGAACTCGACCTCGCAATCGATGAGCGCAGGCTTTCGCGCGTTGCGGCGGCGGTCGAGGCAGTCGCACATCGCTACGCCACCCAAGGCGAGGATATCACGCTGGACGTTATCCTGCTTGCGCCCGGCGCTTTCCCTCGCCACATCGCGAACGCCTGGCAACCTTAG
- a CDS encoding tyrosine recombinase XerC: MSKADLLEAWHNHLALGRRRSPHTVRAYGAAAERLLSSTGFTSFDDVADVTAMQLRNHLASRRADGLSNASAARELSALKGFVSFARAQAGRERAEAPRLRGPRIKKGLPRPVTPDDAVGLADTVGELAATEWIGARDRAVLLLLYGAGMRIAEALSLKGGDLPLGERLTVTGKGGKQRVVPLLPVIRGAVATYADKCPWRLTSDGPLFRGAKGGALSQGMVQKATAQARKALGLPDTATPHALRHSFATHLLGAGADLRSLQELLGHASLGSTQIYTKVDAASLLETYRNAHPREQD; encoded by the coding sequence ATGAGCAAGGCCGACCTGCTCGAGGCATGGCACAATCACCTCGCGCTCGGGCGGCGCCGTTCGCCGCACACGGTGCGGGCTTATGGAGCCGCGGCGGAACGACTGCTTTCCAGTACAGGCTTCACCAGCTTCGACGACGTCGCCGACGTCACCGCGATGCAATTGCGCAACCATCTGGCGTCACGCCGCGCAGACGGACTGTCCAATGCCTCCGCTGCGCGGGAACTCTCGGCCCTCAAGGGCTTCGTGTCCTTCGCCAGGGCGCAGGCCGGTCGCGAGCGGGCAGAAGCCCCGCGCCTGCGTGGCCCGCGGATCAAGAAGGGCCTGCCACGCCCCGTGACGCCGGACGATGCAGTCGGCCTTGCCGACACGGTCGGCGAGTTGGCGGCCACGGAGTGGATTGGTGCTCGCGATCGCGCCGTGCTTCTCCTTCTGTATGGCGCGGGCATGCGCATTGCCGAGGCACTTTCCCTCAAGGGTGGCGACCTGCCACTGGGAGAGCGGCTGACCGTGACGGGCAAAGGCGGAAAGCAACGCGTGGTGCCGCTGCTGCCGGTCATCAGGGGCGCAGTCGCCACCTATGCCGACAAGTGCCCCTGGCGACTTACCAGCGATGGTCCGCTGTTCCGTGGCGCGAAAGGTGGCGCACTGTCGCAGGGCATGGTCCAGAAGGCGACGGCCCAGGCGCGCAAGGCACTCGGCCTGCCCGATACTGCCACACCGCACGCCCTGCGGCACAGCTTCGCGACGCACTTGCTCGGCGCGGGTGCCGACCTGCGCAGCCTTCAGGAACTGCTCGGTCATGCCAGCCTGGGTTCGACGCAGATTTACACGAAAGTCGATGCCGCGAGCCTGCTGGAAACCTACCGCAACGCCCACCCGCGAGAGCAAGACTAA
- the gshB gene encoding glutathione synthase gives MGLRVAVQMDPLESINIAGDSSFALMLAAQARGHEVWHYDVASLAYEGDGTPMGKITAHAAPVTVQRVAGDHFSAGERRRIDLARDIDVVLMRQDPPFHLGYISAAFLLDRLKGTTLVVNDPREVVNAPEKMFVLDYARFMPPTLVARSLDDIREFQKKHGSVVVKPLHGNGGKAIFRIDAEGTNLSALSEVFNQTWPEPHMVQPFLPEVAEGDKRIVLVDGEVAGAINRFPGEGEFRSNLAQGGHAEATQLSEREQEICDAMGPELKRRGLVFVGIDVIGGKYLTEINVTSPTGIIAIDRFNGTDTPGLIWDAIERRQANQ, from the coding sequence ATGGGCCTGCGCGTCGCGGTACAGATGGACCCGCTGGAAAGCATCAATATCGCGGGCGACAGCTCGTTTGCCCTGATGCTGGCAGCGCAGGCACGCGGGCACGAGGTGTGGCACTACGACGTCGCCTCGCTCGCCTACGAAGGCGACGGCACACCGATGGGCAAGATTACCGCCCATGCCGCGCCCGTCACCGTTCAGCGCGTTGCCGGGGATCACTTCAGTGCCGGAGAACGTCGCCGGATCGACCTTGCGCGCGACATCGACGTGGTGCTCATGCGGCAGGATCCGCCGTTCCACCTCGGCTACATCAGCGCTGCTTTCCTGCTCGACCGGCTCAAAGGCACGACACTTGTGGTCAACGATCCGCGCGAGGTGGTGAATGCGCCGGAAAAGATGTTCGTTCTCGATTACGCGCGTTTCATGCCGCCGACACTCGTCGCGCGCAGCCTCGACGACATTCGCGAATTCCAGAAGAAGCACGGCTCGGTCGTGGTGAAGCCGCTTCATGGCAATGGCGGCAAGGCGATCTTCCGCATCGACGCCGAAGGGACCAATCTTTCGGCGCTGAGCGAGGTCTTCAACCAGACCTGGCCCGAACCGCACATGGTCCAGCCGTTCCTTCCCGAGGTGGCCGAAGGCGACAAGCGCATCGTCCTCGTCGATGGCGAGGTTGCAGGGGCAATCAATCGTTTTCCGGGCGAGGGCGAGTTTCGCTCCAACCTCGCCCAAGGCGGCCATGCCGAGGCGACGCAGCTTTCGGAGCGCGAGCAGGAAATCTGCGATGCCATGGGCCCCGAACTCAAACGCCGCGGCCTGGTCTTCGTCGGCATCGACGTGATCGGCGGCAAGTACCTGACCGAGATAAACGTCACCAGCCCGACGGGGATCATTGCCATCGACCGGTTCAATGGGACTGACACGCCTGGCCTCATCTGGGATGCCATCGAGCGGCGGCAGGCGAACCAATAA